From the Roseibium salinum genome, one window contains:
- the ilvD gene encoding dihydroxy-acid dehydratase, whose protein sequence is MPPYRSRTSTHGRNMAGARGLWRATGMKDDDFGKPIIAISNSFTQFVPGHVHLKDLGQLVAREVEKAGGVAKEFNTIAVDDGIAMGHDGMLYSLPSREVISDAVEYMVNGHCADALVCISNCDKITPGMLNAAMRLNIPVVFVSGGPMEAGKVVLENGVEKAIDLVDAMVAAADDRMSDADVLSMEQNACPTCGSCSGMFTANSMNCLTEALGLALPGNGSTLATHADRERLFVEAGHLIVDLAKRYYEQDDESVLPRNIASFKAFENAMSLDISMGGSTNTILHLLAASYEGEVGFTMDDIDRLSKKVPVLCKVAPAVENIHMEDIHRAGGIMGILGELDRAGLLHSDVPTVHSATFKEALARWDVRQTNSESVHEFYRAAPGGVPSQVAFSQNRRWEELDLDRKSGVIREAQHAYSKDGGLAVLYGNIAEDGCVVKTAGVDESILTFTGPARIFESQDSAVSAILTNKVSPGDVVLIRYEGPRGGPGMQEMLYPTSYLKSKGLGKDCALITDGRFSGGSSGLSIGHISPEAAEGGAIGLVEEGDTIVIDIPNRVLKVDVSDDVLAERRAAMEAKGDQAWKPVEKRKRKVTTALRAYAKLTSSASKGAVRFVD, encoded by the coding sequence ATGCCTCCGTATCGTTCCAGAACATCCACACACGGCCGGAATATGGCCGGCGCGCGCGGACTTTGGCGCGCCACAGGCATGAAGGACGATGATTTCGGCAAGCCGATCATTGCGATTTCCAACTCGTTCACACAGTTCGTGCCCGGCCACGTGCATCTGAAAGACCTTGGCCAGTTGGTCGCCCGGGAAGTCGAGAAGGCCGGCGGCGTTGCCAAGGAGTTCAACACTATTGCGGTCGACGACGGCATCGCCATGGGCCATGACGGCATGCTCTATTCGCTGCCTTCGCGCGAGGTCATTTCCGACGCGGTCGAATACATGGTCAACGGCCACTGTGCCGACGCGCTGGTCTGCATCTCCAACTGCGACAAGATCACTCCGGGCATGCTGAATGCCGCCATGCGGCTCAACATTCCGGTGGTCTTCGTCTCCGGCGGCCCGATGGAAGCCGGCAAGGTGGTGCTGGAAAACGGCGTCGAGAAGGCAATCGACCTGGTGGACGCCATGGTCGCGGCCGCCGATGACCGGATGTCCGATGCCGATGTCCTGTCCATGGAGCAGAATGCCTGCCCGACCTGCGGTTCCTGCTCGGGCATGTTCACGGCCAACTCCATGAACTGCCTGACCGAGGCGCTCGGCCTTGCGTTGCCGGGCAACGGTTCGACGCTTGCCACCCATGCGGATCGCGAGCGGCTGTTCGTTGAAGCCGGCCATCTGATCGTCGATCTCGCCAAGCGCTATTACGAGCAGGATGACGAAAGCGTTCTGCCGCGCAACATCGCCAGCTTCAAGGCGTTCGAGAATGCCATGAGCCTCGACATCTCCATGGGCGGCTCCACCAATACGATCCTGCACCTGCTGGCCGCGTCTTATGAAGGCGAAGTCGGCTTCACGATGGACGATATCGACCGGCTGTCGAAAAAGGTTCCGGTGCTGTGCAAGGTCGCGCCCGCGGTCGAGAATATCCACATGGAAGACATTCACCGGGCCGGCGGCATAATGGGCATTCTGGGAGAACTGGACCGGGCAGGGCTCCTGCACTCCGACGTGCCGACCGTTCATTCCGCCACTTTCAAGGAGGCGCTCGCCCGCTGGGATGTCCGCCAGACCAATTCCGAAAGCGTGCACGAGTTCTACCGTGCGGCTCCGGGCGGTGTTCCCTCGCAGGTTGCCTTCAGCCAGAACCGCCGTTGGGAGGAGCTCGATCTCGACCGCAAGAGCGGCGTCATCCGCGAGGCGCAACATGCCTACAGCAAGGATGGCGGTCTGGCCGTGCTTTACGGCAACATTGCCGAGGACGGCTGTGTGGTGAAAACCGCGGGTGTCGATGAAAGCATCCTGACCTTCACGGGCCCGGCCCGGATTTTCGAGAGCCAGGACAGCGCCGTTTCGGCGATCCTGACCAACAAGGTCAGTCCGGGGGACGTTGTGCTGATCCGCTATGAAGGGCCGCGCGGTGGACCGGGCATGCAGGAAATGCTGTATCCGACCAGCTACCTGAAATCCAAGGGTCTCGGCAAGGACTGTGCACTGATCACCGACGGCCGTTTCTCCGGTGGCTCCTCGGGCCTTTCCATCGGCCACATCTCTCCGGAAGCCGCTGAAGGCGGAGCGATCGGTCTGGTCGAAGAGGGCGACACGATCGTCATCGACATTCCCAACCGCGTGCTGAAAGTGGATGTTTCGGACGATGTACTGGCCGAGCGCCGCGCGGCTATGGAGGCCAAGGGCGATCAAGCCTGGAAACCGGTGGAGAAGCGCAAGCGCAAGGTCACCACAGCGCTGCGGGCCTACGCCAAACTGACGAGCAGTGCTTCCAAGGGAGCCGTCCGGTTCGTCGACTGA